CTGCTTTTTAACACAAACTTGCCACGGTTCAGGTGACTTGAAAAAGACAGTTGAGAAGCAAAACGAAGGTTGCTTAGCTTATCGGTTTAGTAGAGTCCATAAGGTTTCACTAATCTAGAGGTCCTTGGAAAATGAGTCTTATGTAGCCTTGCTCTCCTGCAAGCTGGTGTGCACAAAAGGGGCAGGCTGCGTGGAAGGTGTGAGTACCATGAGGGAGTGGAATTTGTGACCAATAGGAAGTTGTCTTTTCAGAGCACACATGTCCACAAGGGCTAAAGGCATGAGTTGGAGGGCCTGCATCAACATAAAATCCAGCTTCACATCCAAGCCACAGTGGAACGTAAGGTCCCACAGAACGACACATAGGACACTCTCTGTCCTTTCCATCACGCTCTTCTTTGTTTCCCCAGTTATGGTAGCCATGGACATGACCGCAGTTCAGATAAACCCAGGGCTGTTTTTCATCAACAACATCCTTTCTTTTCATGCTGGGAAAAGCTAGAGTGTTAAAACCTACAGGACACTGAGGTCTTGCTGCATTGATTTCCTGTCTTAGTGCTTCCAAGTGCTTCACAGTTGGAGTGCGGGAAAGCCCCTCAGCAGTGCGCCAAAGCAAAGTTGCGCCACAGAGATCTATCAAAGAACCATCTTGAAGCTCGTTGCTTTCATTTTCCACCTGCAAATCAATAGTAAAAGATAACTGTCAATTATCTGAAAAATAGTCATAAgtgtcatacatatatatatatatatatatatatatatacacacatatatatatatatatatatatatatatatatatatatatatatatatatatatatatatatatatatatatatatatatatatatatacacacacacacacttatatttaTAATATGATGCATCCTTTAGCTCATATATttgagagatttaaaaaaaaaaatgtttggtaaTATGCCGAACTTAgattttaatgttatttaaaaacactTATTACAAACTAAGCTAAAACCCAGATGTCACAAGCTAATTATTTTAAGCAGGataaacatgcttaaagggacattaaacactaaatacattttagaagaaTAGTATTGAGTTTATTCCCACCTCCATCTAGTCATGGGtgtcgccatgttgaaatctgactACATTTCCAGTGCAGCAACTCCCCTTCAGATAGATGCAGTGTCGTCTAGGTTCCATAATGACAGCACTCATGATTAGAGGAAGTTGCATAAATTGTATGTAgcgttttgtatccctttaagagattctGATCAGCATTACAGCGCCGGGAAGATGTTTCTATGGTAGCTACACCAATGTTTTAATTATTCTAACTGGGCTACCATTTAAAGAGAAGTAAACAGActtctttaaaaacataatttatgtaacttacctgataaattaatttctttcatattggcaagagtccatgagctagtgacgtatgggatatacaatcctaccaggaggggcaaagtttcccaagcctcaaaatgcctataaatacacccctcatcacacccacaattcagtttaatgaatagccaagtagtggggtgataaagaaaggagtaaaaagcatcaacaaaggaatctggaaataattgtgccttatacaaaaaaatcataaccaccataagaaaaacataatttatgtaagaacttacctgataaattcatttctttcatattaacaagagtccatgagctagtgacgtatgggatatacattcctaccaggaggggcaaagtttcccaaaccttaaaatgcctataaatacacccctcaccacacccacaaatcagtttaacgaatagccaagaagtggggtgataagaaaaaaagtgcgaagcatataaaataaggaattggaataattgtgctttatacaaaaaaatcataaccaccacaaaaaagggtgggcctcatggactcttgttaatatgaaagaaatgaatttatcaggtaagttcttacataaattatgttttctttcatgtaattaacaagagtccatgagctagtgacgtatgggataatgactacccaagatgtggatctttccacacaagagtcactagagagggagggataaaataaagacagccaattcctgctgaaaataatccacacccaaaataaagtttaacgaaaaacataagcagaagattcaaactgaaaacgctgcctgaagaacttttctaccaaaaactgcttcagaagaagaaaatacatcaaaatggtagaatttagtaaaagtatgcaaagaggaccaagttgctgctttgcagatctggtcaaccgaagcttcattcctaaacgcccaggaagtagatactgacctagtagaatgagctgtaattctctgaggcggaattttacccgactcaacataggcaagatgaattaaagatttcaaccaagatgccaaagaaatggcagaagctttctggcctttcctagaaccggaaaagataacaaatagactagaagtcttacggaaagatttcgtagcttcaacataatatttcaaagctctaacaacatccaaagaatgcaacgatttctccttagaattcttaggattaggacataatgaaggaaccacaatttctttactaatgttgttggaattcacaaccttaggtaaaaattcaaaagaagttcgcaacaccgccttatcctgatgaaaaatcagaaaaggagactcacaagaaagagcagataattcagaaactcttctagcagaagagatggccaaaaggaacaaaactttccaagaaagtaatttaatgtccaatgaatgcataggttcaaacggaggagcttgaagagctcccagaaccaaattcaaactccaaggaggagaaattgacttaatgacaggttttatacgaaccaaagcttgtacaaaacaatgaatatcaggaagaatagcaatctttctgtgaaaaagaacagaaagagcggagatttgtcctttcaaagaacttgcggacaaacccttatctaaaccatcctgaagaaactgtaaaattctcggtattctaaaagaatgccaagaaaaatgatgagaaagacaccaagaaatataagtcttccagactctataatatatctctcgagatacagatttacgagcctgtaacatagtattaatcacggagtcagagaaacctctttgaccaagaatcaagcgttcaatctccatacctttaaatttaaggatttcagatccggatggaaaaaaggaccttgcgacagaaggtctggtcttaacggaagagtccatggttggcaagatgccatccggacaagatccgcataccaaaacctgtgaggccatgccggagctattagcagaacaaacgagcattccctcagaatcttggagattactcttggaagaagaactagaggcggaaagatataggcaggatgatacttccaaggaagtgataatgcatccactgcctccgcctgaggatcccgggatctggacagatacctgggaagtttcttgtttagatgagaggccatcagatctatctctgggagcccccacatttgaacaatctgaagaaatacctctgggtgaagagaccattcgcccggatgcaacgtttggcgactgagataatccgcttcccaattgtctacacctgggatatgaaccgcagagattagacaggagctggattccgcccaaaccaaaattcgagatacttctttcataaccagaggactgtgagtccctccttgatgattgatgtatgccacagttgtgacattgtctgtctgaaaacaaatgaacgattctctcttcagaagaggccaaaactgaagagctctgaaaattgcacggagttccaaaatattgatcggtaatctcacctcctgagattcccaaactccttgtgccgtcagagatccccacacagctccccaacctgtgagacttgcatctgttgaaattacagtccaggtcggaagaacaaaagaagccccctgaattaaacgatggtgatctgtccaccacgttagagagtgtcgaacaatcggttttaaagatattaattgatatatcttcgtgtaatccctgcaccattggttcagcatacagagctgaagaggtcgcatgtgaaaacgagcaaaggggatcgcgtccgatgcagcagtcataagacctagaatttccatgcataaggctaccgaagggaatgattgagactgaaggtttcgacaagctgtaatcaattttagacgtctcttgtctgttaaagacagagtcatggacactgaatctatctggaaacccagaaaggttacccttgtttgaggaatcaaagaactttttggtaaattgatcctccaaccatgatcttgaagaaacaacacaagtcgattcgtatgagactctgctaaatgtaaagactgagcaagtaccaagatatcgtccaaataaggaaataccacaataccctgttctctgattacagacagaagggcaccgagaatctttgtgaaaattcttggagctgtagcaaggccaaacggtagagccacaaattggtaatgcttgtctagaaaagagaatctcaggaactgataatgatctggatgaatcggaatatgcagatatgcatcctgtaaatctattgtggacatataattcccttgctgaacaaaaggcaatatagtccttacagttaccatcttgaacgttggtatccttacataacgattcaataattttagatccagaactggtctgaaggaattctccttctttggtacaatgaagagatttgaataaaaccccatcccctgttccggaactggaactggcataattactccagccaactctagatctgaaacacaattcagaaatgcttgagctttcactggatttactgagacacgggaaagaaaaaatctctttgcaggaggtctcatcttgaaaccaattctgtacccttctgaaacaatgtt
This genomic stretch from Bombina bombina isolate aBomBom1 chromosome 4, aBomBom1.pri, whole genome shotgun sequence harbors:
- the PELI1 gene encoding E3 ubiquitin-protein ligase pellino homolog 1 isoform X2: MQAISNKDQHSISYTLSRAQTVVVEYTHDSNTDMFQIGRSTESPIDFVVTDTVPGSQSNTDTQSVQSTISRFACRIICERNPPFTARIYAAGFDSSKNIFLGEKAAKWKTIDGQMDGLTTNGVLVMHPRNGFTEDSKPGVWREISVCGNVFSLRETRSAQQRGKMVENESNELQDGSLIDLCGATLLWRTAEGLSRTPTVKHLEALRQEINAARPQCPVGFNTLAFPSMKRKDVVDEKQPWVYLNCGHVHGYHNWGNKEERDGKDRECPMCRSVGPYVPLWLGCEAGFYVDAGPPTHAFSPCGHVCSEKTTSYWSQIPLPHGTHTFHAACPFCAHQLAGEQGYIRLIFQGPLD